One region of Danio aesculapii chromosome 7, fDanAes4.1, whole genome shotgun sequence genomic DNA includes:
- the dkk3a gene encoding dickkopf-related protein 3a: MFLLGFSLCLAVVHGIVPEIPKTDMDIIANMETNAAEGQTMSDVLKEVEELMEDTQHKLEDAVHQMDNETAKSSLHPQNVSSNLQNYSAIETIAGNQSISIGERINKTTDNSTEETNNSSSIQPRDKENSVNHECVIDEDCEKGKYCLYETHSSKCLPCKQLDASCTKDEECCAGQLCVWGQCTINITKGDAGTICQYQTDCKEDFCCAFHKALLFPVCIAKPIERERCIISANHLMELLSWDMEGEGPQEHCPCAGDLQCQHRGRGALCLKSQNSSEEELTDTLYSEIDYIV; this comes from the exons ATGTTTCTGCTCGGATTCAGCCTCTGCCTGGCCGTCGTCCACGGGATTGTGCCCGAAATACCCAAAACAGACATGGACATCATTGCAAACATGGAGACAAATGCAGCAGAGGGGCAAACGATGAGTGACGTGTTGAAAGAGGTGGAGGAACTGATGGAGGACACGCAGCACAAGCTGGAGGACGCGGTGCATCAG ATGGACAATGAGACAGCAAAATCAAGCCTCCATCCACAGAATGTCTCTTCAAACCTCCAAAATTACAGCGCTATAGAAACCATAGCTGGGAATCAATCCATTTCTATCGGAGAGAGAATCAATAAG ACAACAGACAATTCAACGGAAGAGACAAACAACTCGTCATCAATACAGCCCAGAGACAAAGAGAACAGCGTCAATCAC GAGTGTGTCATTGACGAAGACTGTGAGAAGGGCAAGTACTGCCTCTATGAGACGCACAGCTCAAAGTGTCTGCCATGCAAACAGCTTGATGCG TCATGCACCAAAGACGAAGAGTGCTGTGCAGGACAGTTGTGTGTTTGGGGTCAGTGCACCATCAACATCACGAAGGGGGATGCAGGAACCATCTGTCAGTATCAGACTGATTGTAAGGAGGATTTCTGCTGTGCCTTTCATAAAG ccttGCTATTCCCAGTGTGCATCGCTAAGCCAATAGAACGTGAGCGCTGCATCAtttcagccaatcacctgatggaGCTGCTGTCGTGGGATATGGAGGGGGAGGGGCCTCAAGAGCACTGCCCATGTGCTGGAGACCTGCAGTGCCAACATCGCGG CCGTGGTGCGCTGTGTCTGAAGAGCCAGAACTCCAGCGAGGAGGAGCTCACCGACACACTTTACTCTGAGATCGACTACATCGTCTGA